The proteins below come from a single Saccharophagus degradans 2-40 genomic window:
- the recJ gene encoding single-stranded-DNA-specific exonuclease RecJ — protein MNTKVISRRSLPDSQVLNSSLATVEDLIKQLYAARGYSSDKPTQYALSEMLPPTNMRGIAEGANIIEAALRTGERIVILGDFDADGATSTALAVRCLRAMGAQHVDYLVPNRFEFGYGLTPEIVAVAAKLNPNLIITVDNGIASVEGVNAANALGIKVLVTDHHLPPEQLPDAAAIVNPNQKGCEFGSKNLAGVGVIFYLLCALRSQLRASGWFEQRGIEPPNMASYLDLVALGTVADVVPLDFNNRILVSQGIARMRQGVCIAGIRALFQVGGRNIERVQSTDLGFVVGPRLNAAGRLDDMSLGIKMLLTDNYTEALHLAGELDSLNRERRQIEASMQHEAFKLLDELALDGEQTPMGVSLYQADWHQGVIGILASRIKDKLHRPTIAFADATDTEIKGSGRSVEGVHLRDILDQVATENPGLLSKFGGHAMAAGLSLPKESFTAFAEAFDRCVSAHLGGEALTAKVITDGELPAHLMDLATAEAIAHAGPWGQNFPEPLFYGEFLLVQQRIVGEKHLKMVVTPSEYSGLAIDAIAFNVDVASWPNNSVERVRLAYVLDVNEFRGNKSLQLRVAHLEALI, from the coding sequence TTGAATACTAAAGTTATCTCGCGTCGTTCACTTCCCGATTCGCAAGTATTAAATAGTTCGTTGGCAACAGTCGAAGATCTTATCAAGCAGCTATATGCCGCACGAGGTTATAGCAGTGATAAGCCAACTCAGTACGCTCTAAGCGAAATGCTGCCGCCTACAAATATGCGCGGTATTGCAGAAGGCGCAAATATTATTGAAGCAGCGCTGCGCACAGGTGAACGCATAGTGATTCTTGGCGATTTCGATGCGGATGGGGCAACCAGTACAGCATTGGCTGTGCGATGTTTGCGGGCGATGGGGGCACAGCATGTGGATTACTTGGTGCCTAATCGCTTTGAATTCGGCTACGGCTTAACGCCAGAAATTGTTGCGGTTGCTGCGAAGCTAAACCCCAATTTAATTATTACGGTCGATAACGGTATTGCCAGCGTAGAAGGCGTTAATGCTGCTAATGCATTAGGTATTAAGGTGCTGGTTACCGATCATCACTTGCCGCCAGAGCAACTGCCAGACGCCGCCGCTATTGTTAACCCCAATCAAAAAGGCTGTGAATTTGGCAGTAAAAATTTGGCGGGCGTGGGCGTGATTTTCTATTTACTGTGCGCCTTGCGTTCGCAGTTACGCGCCAGTGGTTGGTTTGAGCAACGCGGTATAGAGCCGCCTAATATGGCGAGTTACTTAGATTTAGTGGCACTAGGTACAGTAGCCGACGTGGTGCCCCTCGATTTTAATAACCGCATTTTGGTGTCGCAGGGCATTGCGCGTATGCGCCAAGGGGTATGTATTGCCGGTATTCGCGCCTTGTTTCAAGTTGGGGGGCGCAATATAGAGCGAGTGCAGTCCACCGACTTAGGCTTTGTTGTTGGCCCAAGGCTAAACGCTGCAGGTCGATTAGACGATATGTCGCTGGGTATTAAAATGCTGCTTACCGATAACTACACAGAGGCGTTGCATTTGGCGGGTGAGCTGGACTCTTTAAACCGCGAGCGCCGCCAAATAGAGGCTTCTATGCAGCATGAAGCGTTTAAGCTGCTTGATGAATTGGCGCTAGATGGCGAGCAAACACCTATGGGGGTAAGCCTTTATCAAGCTGACTGGCACCAAGGCGTTATTGGCATTTTAGCCTCGCGTATTAAAGATAAGCTGCATCGACCTACAATTGCCTTTGCCGATGCCACGGACACAGAAATAAAAGGGTCTGGCCGCTCGGTAGAGGGGGTGCACTTGCGAGATATTTTGGATCAAGTGGCAACTGAAAACCCAGGCTTATTATCTAAGTTTGGTGGTCATGCAATGGCGGCTGGGCTGTCTTTGCCCAAAGAGTCATTCACCGCATTTGCCGAGGCGTTCGACCGCTGTGTGAGCGCTCATTTGGGGGGCGAGGCGTTAACGGCCAAGGTTATTACTGACGGCGAATTGCCGGCCCATTTGATGGATTTGGCCACCGCCGAAGCAATAGCCCATGCAGGGCCTTGGGGGCAGAATTTTCCCGAGCCATTATTCTATGGCGAGTTTTTGCTGGTTCAGCAGCGTATTGTGGGTGAAAAGCACTTAAAAATGGTGGTAACCCCCAGTGAGTACTCTGGGTTAGCCATAGATGCCATTGCTTTTAATGTTGATGTAGCAAGTTGGCCAAATAATAGTGTGGAGCGTGTGCGTTTAGCTTATGTGCTTGATGTGAATGAGTTTCGCGGCAATAAATCGTTGCAACTGCGCGTTGCTCATTTAGAGGCTCTCATTTAG
- a CDS encoding MECDP-synthase, with the protein MKKKFALLPLAAILASSLIGCSGDDNKNGASNEPLPFERTYVLFSPATKELPVPSDLQFSSETAGDGTMNAGTDPSNPVITGIDALDGNSVLAPIDIMFTDSLDPNQVFDGRSFIAQGEQVIPNPLQNVFLLPLTYPSGDALSQAAIDINGDDIPDNIEIPTFTEAAAYQSAAATGNVSALLELAEPSVRVDLISLDGGTNNALRVTPLKPLLPETKYLVAVAGSIYDMKGNKVYPSIAYDTLRDPESNVLSALAALRPAIQGWERLASGYFSFKSAVYQAAGLSVDTPTAEDILFSLTFTTTATDTPLKSIAAPEFFFEKSLRTSYKQDAIEKLVGGTYNLVGDNSGVTTTTDGAINSTINFLLTSPQLPDTSPNPLYNSTIATAINAGATYASLSSDATAAHIMQRAAAEAAISVHDSGAAEAGDQTPYVSIAAEAAGTVQAMAAGVEAPPAALFPIPSPRATNFFRVDNASDINPGLIAPAKVYQGEITLPYYSQIPAEGDGSPLLDGSWVANQTIGAVIDAAKGNPGGTTPPSEMVTYRYPFPAKTTDVTVPMLVTMPDELTLSAFGITRPAAGWPVVIYVHGITTDRSISLPMANAMSFACVNSTLTGPSGAPCFATIAIDQPLHGVGATGSVVPGLTSYSHPTASIEANLPTLSPNTPSVSLAERHFNYTADESLRPTPFDYDAGVGSSGSLFVNLSHFVNVRDNLRQMTLDLLNLNASLATMDVDGNGLADDFDTSKVYFLGHSLGGVDGLPFVVINNDPVVQNSPFSNQPKVQAASAMFSGGGIPRLLTNSRQFSPSISQGLAAASDALSYGNSGLETYLNVYQGILDSIDPSSLIANLADANADTGVLLFEIVGDGTASHPNDGVIPNGADTIHGEANGPLQTTLSNGFVIDNFPAPFAGTEPLVKQLGAVKTADATDDGDPAVLVTRLVEGSHSTPVVAGNTDIDPFTSGAAFNEMIAQIVTFFALNGNVTDSIVANPEVVED; encoded by the coding sequence GAAGTTTGCACTACTCCCACTCGCCGCTATTTTAGCCTCATCGCTAATAGGCTGCTCTGGAGACGACAACAAAAATGGCGCTTCCAACGAACCCCTTCCATTTGAGCGGACCTACGTGCTTTTTAGCCCCGCAACCAAAGAGCTGCCAGTACCTAGCGATTTACAGTTTTCCAGCGAAACAGCTGGCGACGGCACAATGAATGCCGGCACAGACCCATCCAACCCCGTTATTACGGGCATTGATGCACTTGACGGTAACTCGGTGCTTGCGCCTATCGATATTATGTTTACCGATAGCCTCGACCCCAACCAGGTGTTTGATGGTAGAAGCTTTATTGCGCAAGGCGAGCAGGTAATACCCAACCCGCTTCAGAATGTATTTTTGTTGCCACTCACCTACCCAAGTGGCGACGCCCTAAGCCAAGCAGCCATAGATATAAATGGCGACGACATTCCCGACAATATTGAGATTCCCACATTTACCGAAGCCGCCGCATATCAAAGCGCCGCCGCAACCGGCAATGTATCAGCGCTGTTAGAGCTGGCAGAACCAAGCGTACGCGTAGACCTAATAAGCCTAGATGGCGGCACCAATAACGCACTGCGTGTTACGCCATTAAAACCCTTGCTACCCGAAACAAAATACCTAGTGGCAGTGGCTGGCTCCATTTACGACATGAAAGGCAATAAGGTATACCCTTCAATTGCATACGATACACTGCGCGACCCTGAATCGAATGTGCTTTCAGCACTCGCCGCGCTGCGCCCTGCCATTCAAGGCTGGGAGCGATTGGCTAGCGGCTATTTCAGTTTTAAATCTGCCGTTTACCAAGCTGCTGGCTTAAGCGTAGATACCCCAACAGCCGAAGACATTCTGTTCTCACTTACTTTTACAACCACTGCAACCGATACACCGCTAAAAAGTATTGCTGCGCCAGAGTTCTTTTTTGAAAAGAGTTTACGGACCAGCTACAAGCAAGACGCAATCGAGAAGTTGGTTGGTGGCACATACAATTTAGTCGGTGACAACAGCGGGGTAACAACCACTACAGATGGCGCAATCAACTCGACTATTAACTTTTTACTAACTTCACCGCAGCTGCCAGATACCTCTCCTAACCCGCTGTACAACAGTACTATTGCAACAGCAATAAATGCGGGCGCAACTTACGCAAGCTTAAGTAGTGATGCAACCGCCGCGCATATTATGCAGCGAGCAGCAGCGGAAGCCGCCATAAGCGTGCATGACTCAGGCGCCGCCGAGGCAGGAGACCAAACCCCTTACGTATCAATAGCTGCCGAGGCAGCAGGTACCGTACAAGCGATGGCAGCAGGCGTAGAAGCGCCCCCCGCAGCACTTTTCCCAATACCAAGCCCACGCGCCACTAACTTTTTTCGTGTAGATAACGCCAGCGATATTAACCCAGGTTTAATTGCCCCCGCCAAGGTGTATCAAGGTGAAATAACCCTGCCTTACTACTCGCAAATTCCTGCTGAAGGCGACGGTTCACCACTGCTCGACGGCAGCTGGGTGGCAAACCAAACAATCGGTGCCGTTATCGATGCAGCCAAAGGCAACCCCGGCGGAACCACTCCTCCATCAGAGATGGTGACCTACCGCTACCCATTCCCAGCTAAAACCACAGATGTAACAGTGCCAATGCTCGTTACTATGCCCGATGAGCTAACACTCTCTGCATTCGGTATAACCCGCCCAGCAGCAGGCTGGCCTGTTGTGATTTACGTACACGGTATAACAACCGACCGCAGTATCTCGCTGCCTATGGCCAACGCCATGTCATTTGCGTGTGTAAACTCTACGCTTACCGGCCCCAGCGGCGCCCCTTGTTTTGCCACTATCGCTATTGACCAGCCTTTACACGGGGTTGGCGCCACTGGCAGCGTTGTACCAGGGTTGACTAGCTACTCGCACCCAACTGCATCGATAGAAGCAAACTTGCCGACACTAAGCCCAAACACCCCTTCCGTGTCGCTTGCAGAACGTCATTTCAATTACACGGCTGACGAAAGCTTGCGCCCAACACCTTTCGATTACGACGCAGGCGTTGGCAGCTCGGGTAGCCTGTTTGTGAATTTATCTCACTTTGTGAATGTGCGTGATAACTTGCGTCAAATGACACTCGACCTACTAAACCTAAACGCCTCTTTGGCCACGATGGATGTAGACGGCAATGGCTTAGCGGACGACTTTGACACAAGTAAAGTGTACTTTTTAGGCCACTCGTTAGGTGGCGTTGATGGCTTGCCATTTGTGGTCATTAACAACGACCCTGTGGTGCAAAACAGCCCATTCAGCAACCAACCTAAGGTGCAAGCCGCATCGGCAATGTTCTCTGGTGGCGGCATACCTCGTTTGCTCACCAACTCGCGCCAGTTCTCGCCATCTATTAGCCAAGGCTTGGCCGCTGCCAGCGACGCTCTCAGCTACGGCAACAGCGGGCTAGAAACATACCTGAATGTGTACCAAGGGATTCTGGACTCGATTGATCCATCAAGCCTAATTGCTAACCTTGCAGACGCAAATGCCGATACCGGCGTATTACTATTCGAAATAGTTGGCGACGGAACCGCAAGCCACCCCAACGACGGCGTTATACCTAACGGTGCCGACACCATTCATGGCGAAGCAAATGGACCACTGCAAACCACGCTTAGCAACGGCTTTGTGATTGATAACTTCCCTGCGCCATTTGCAGGTACAGAGCCACTGGTTAAACAACTTGGTGCAGTAAAAACGGCAGATGCGACCGATGACGGAGACCCAGCGGTATTAGTCACGCGCTTAGTGGAAGGCAGCCATTCCACACCAGTTGTTGCAGGCAATACCGATATTGACCCATTCACGAGTGGAGCCGCATTTAACGAGATGATTGCGCAAATTGTTACCTTCTTTGCCTTAAACGGTAATGTGACCGACTCGATTGTAGCCAACCCAGAGGTAGTGGAAGACTAA